One genomic region from Zalophus californianus isolate mZalCal1 chromosome 2, mZalCal1.pri.v2, whole genome shotgun sequence encodes:
- the LOC113924066 gene encoding cytochrome c oxidase subunit 8A, mitochondrial-like produces MSLLTAQLLRSLMGLTRRLPVQHAQIHSKPPREECGTMDVAVGLTSCFLCILLPSG; encoded by the coding sequence ATGTCTTTGTTGACGGCACAGCTACTCAGGAGCCTGATGGGGCTCACCCGGAGGCTCCCGGTGCAGCATGCCCAGATCCATTCCAAGCCTCCGCGGGAGGAGTGCGGGACCATGGATGTTGCTGTTGGGCTCACCTCCTGCTTCCTGTGTATCCTCCTGCCATCGGGCTGA